AGAACTCTTCACAGCCAGCATGGAGCCCTCTCCACAGCACCCCCTTGGGAGATCATTCCACCCAGCTCAACACCCAACAAAAAtcaggctgggggcttccctggttgcgcagtggttgagagtccgcctgccaatgcgggggacacaggttcgtgccctggtccaggaagatcccacatgctgcagagcagctgggcccgtgagccatggccgctgagcctacacgttcggagcctgtgctccgcaacaggagaggccacaacagtgagaggcccacataccgcaaaaaaaaaaaaaaaaaatcaggctggaACCCACTGAGTCTTTATTGTGTCCACTCAGCCAACCTGAGAATTGGGGGCTCCAGGTATGGAGGCAGAACTAGGCCCTGGGACAGCCTGCCCAGCTGGCCCACCACTGTGGACATCATAGGCCCAGACGCGGTCCAGGCCCTCACCCAGTACAGCCACAGGTtgccaggtggggagggggaagcgccCAGACACCACTCGGGCTCCTGCAGGCAACTCTGCCTGTAGCTTGTCCTCCAGCAGTGGGAGctatgggggagaggggaggttggggtgggcagggcagaaCACAGCTCCCCCTACCCAGCTCCTCCAGGCCCAGCACCTACACTGGGGATGGCTTGGGCCTCCCATGGGGTCAGCAAACCCCAGACCTACCACGCTAGGAGCCAGGAACACAGACACATTGTGGCAGTCCCTCAGGCTCACCTGCAGGAAGAGGAAATTACCCCAGCAGGGATTGGGGCCCCAGCAGGGAGGGAGGTTTGGTGGGCATTGGGTAACTGCAGCTTCCAAGTCCCAGCTCCAGCCTGCCCAGGTGGCAGAGATACCTGGCACTGTCAGCAGGGTGGCCAAGCTACCAAGCTAGAACTGGAAGCATGAAGATCAAGGGTGGGGTCTGAGAGGGCCCAGGACTCCCTGGATTACCTTCCAGAGGTTCTCACGGCGGTAGCTGACATTGCCTGCACATCCTGCCCTCCAGGCATGCAGCCATGCCAGCCCCACCAGCCACGGGTTTAGCTCATAGCCCACAGCTGGGCGGAGACCGCACTTGTGGGCAGCCAGCACCTGTGGGCACAACGAGCGTCAGGACCAACAGATGGGGCGGTGCGCTCAGGGGAGAGGTCAACAAAGACGCTCCCCAACACACACGAACACGGTCCTTACAATCCTGCCGTCGCCAGAGCCCAGGTCCACCATCTTTCCTGGACGGCCTCGCAGCAACGACAACACGTGCTCCACCTGCCTGGCACTCGCGCCAACATAAGGCACCTGTACAAGGAAGCAGGCGGGAGTGAGAGGGTGGGgggcctgcctcctgggcttccaTTCTTAGAGTGGCCTGTCCAGTCCTACCTGAAGGAGGTCCCAACCCACAGCCGAATCGGCCCTGGAGTAGCTGCACCCTCCGCCTTAGCGCCAcactccaggccccgcccccagcccggaCCCGCCCGGCAGGCAGCTGGTCCCCACAAGCCTTGGCCCAGCACCTGCAGCCGCAGCGGCACGCGGCGGAAGCCCGGCTGCAGCAGCAGCGCCCACACGGCGTAGGCGACCAGGCCCGAGCCCGCCGCCACCTGCAGCAGCTCCAACGCGCCTAGCCGCCGCTCGCGCAGCTCCGTCAACGCCTCGGCCGGGTCGTCCTGCTCCATGGCTGCGGGAGAGCGGCTCAGTATTTCCCCACCTCAAGTCCCCTCCCCGGCTCAGGTCCGAGACCCTCATGCCCCGGCCCGGACCTGGAGAGGGCCGTCCTCCCCACCGCCCCCGGCCTGCGCGGCGGCCCTACTCCCCGCTCCGCGCCTACCAGACCCGCGGCGCCGCGCCGGAAGAGGCGGACGCGGCGAGACACCGGAAGCGGCCGGGAGAGCCTGAGCAGCCGGTCCGCTCGCGTTCCGCTCCGTCCGGGTCCAGGGACCCTCCCGCGGGTTCCGGACCGCGGAGCCCTGGGGTCCGGGGCTACCCTCGCGGGTTCTAGCCGCACAACATCCTGCCTGTAGCCCGCGTCGCTCAGCCTCGTTGGCCCATGCCGCAGATGGTTGCTGCGGGCCTGTCCTGGGCGCTGCGGACCCCTGGGGCTGCACATCCCAGCGCGGGGAGACGCCCGAGGGAAGCGGTGCCGTGGATCCAGTTGACTGGCAGCGGAGGTCCGTGCGGTGTGGCTGGAGGCCAGGGGCGGCGGTCAGCCCGGGGGGAAGGGCTCACCGGGGAGATGCCGCCCCGCACACCCCGATAGCCAGCCAAGCCCAGGAGCAGTCGCGGGGAGGCCACCCGGGCCCCTCCCACGGCTGAAGGCAGTTAGCCCGAGTGCGCAGGAAACGCAGGATGCGCAGGCTTCGGCGGGGGCGGTGGGACTTTGAGCTTGGCTGAGAGGCAGGGCGGAGGGGGTTGATAAGGAGAAATTTAGCAGAACCGAGAAGACAGATGTTGGCTCTCTCTGAGCGTCATGGGAGGGGAGCCGGATGTGAGGTGCTGGGCGCTCTGGCAGCTGGCCCAGTCAGGTGGACGGGAGGAAGAGCCCCAGGAACTGGGGAGACCACCTTCCTTCTCCAGAAAATGTAACACACACGAAGAAAGATTGAGTTCCCGGAAGTGACCTGATGAAGTCTGGGAATGAGAGAAGCAAGTGCGGGGACAGAGCCAGGACCCCCTCCTCACCGCACCCTGAGGCCAAACGTCCTTGAGTGGCAGAGACTTGTCTGCACACAGGCCCTGGCTTGGCTTCTCATCCATCCACGGCATCGGTCAGGAGGGACGGAGGCTGCTTCAGACAATGCAGGCATGCTGGAGACCACTGCCCCCATCCCCAAGTGCAGACTGCCGCACACTTGGCCCCAGCTGCCTCCACTTGGGAAAGACAGGTGTTCCTGTGGCAGGAAACCCCGGTGCCATGCTCCCAAGACCTGAGCACTGGAGCGGAGGAgggctgctccccacccccatctcagaACCTTCTGTCTTCTTCCTGGCTGTCACCTGGCCCTCCCCATAAAAGGAGGATGTGCACTGGGCTTACACAGCATCCCattcttgtctcttttgttcCTTGTATTATTCCTGGTGCTAGAGCAGCACCTGGTACCTAGAAGAAACTCAATAGAAGCGGGTCGACTGAATGAAGGCACCTACCCCGACTCCCCAGTGTGCACACCCAAAAGTCCCTCACCTTCACACCTGCACCCTGCTCCTCACCTTTGGGTACTGGGCACTCGAGTGCATACCTGTGTGAATGCACATGCCCAGAGGTGCCCCAGAGGCACCTGCTCCCATAGCCCCAGCCCTCATGCTCACCCACACCGTTTCCCCTTGGCCACTCCCCTGTGGGCAGGCATGAAGCCCCTGGCCCAAGCCTTCCAGGCTCCTCCCAGAGCACCCTGGGGCTCCTctgaccctgtcagccacacccACTTCTGCCCTTTCTGCTCCTTTTGCTGGTTGCAAAGCCAACACTTTCTCTGGAGGAGGGTGTGTGCATAGGAGGCGCTTcctggggcaggtgggcagaggccaATGTCCATCCTAGGACCCAGCCCTGAGTAGATGCCCTACATTTTTCTGGACAGATGGTCCCAGAGGTAGTCCACAGTGACCACACTGGGTGTGGCCATGGGCCTCTGTCCAAACAAGGCTGTGGGGAGCTGGCCAGAGAATTAGGGCAAGAGCCAAGGGTGAGGTGCTTCTCAGCGCTGGAGGCGAAACCCTCCTCAGGTCGGGGTCTGCATGGGCAGTGCAAAAGAGGAGGATGACAGGAGAGCAcactcacctcctcctcctctggtcTTTACTGAGATACTCcctggtggtgggaggggg
This region of Phocoena phocoena chromosome 15, mPhoPho1.1, whole genome shotgun sequence genomic DNA includes:
- the ANTKMT gene encoding adenine nucleotide translocase lysine N-methyltransferase, which codes for MEQDDPAEALTELRERRLGALELLQVAAGSGLVAYAVWALLLQPGFRRVPLRLQVPYVGASARQVEHVLSLLRGRPGKMVDLGSGDGRIVLAAHKCGLRPAVGYELNPWLVGLAWLHAWRAGCAGNVSYRRENLWKVSLRDCHNVSVFLAPSVLPLLEDKLQAELPAGARVVSGRFPLPTWQPVAVLGEGLDRVWAYDVHSGGPAGQAVPGPSSASIPGAPNSQVG